Proteins encoded within one genomic window of Corynebacterium aurimucosum:
- the ftsH gene encoding ATP-dependent zinc metalloprotease FtsH yields the protein MKNKNIIRYGSIAGLVLILLYAFTFFSNDARSFKQVDTSVAMQQLADQNVEEAQIDDREQQVRLKLREPVTVEEQEGIEEVIAKYPARASEQVFNAVKDSGADKYQTKVTQDSFIGSVISFLLPMLILFALLFWMMTRMQQGAGGMFGIGGSKAKELTKDMPTNTFADVAGADEAVDELQEIKDFLDDPERYHELGAKIPRGVLLYGPPGTGKTLLARAVAGEAGVPFYSISGSDFVEMFVGVGASRVRDLFKQAKQNSPCIIFVDEIDAVGRQRGSGTGGGHDEREQTLNQLLVEMDGFGDREGVILIAATNRPDILDPALLRPGRFDRQIPVTNPDLAGREQILRVHAKDKPLAKEVDVAQLAKRTAGMSGADLANVLNEAALLTARIGGNVITYDALEEATDRVVGGPRRQGKIISEHEKKVTSYHEGGHTLSAWALKDIERVYKVTILARGRTGGHAMTAQEDDKGMYTRDELFSRLVFAMGGRAAEELVFGAPTTGASSDIEHATKIARSMITEYGFSPDLGTVKYGKEQGDPFAYAAGGGGSIDYSDAVAAKIDEQMAYLLDRAHQQAYDILSEHRDYLDKLAEMLLEKETLRRPDLEGIFEGIEPREAFDVFPNEDARFPRQAGREPVKTPVELAQERGEELPKRMTLLDASRAARERRHAELERAKKNGDETAAATSAAPVEEIGFSFGQHAGDFVDPEKGNTFFGESDITEPTGRELSADEAASDGAQGETVAPEQAGPSHEDTQEIPRVPNAAAPQPEAQPQPREPERRGRHAKPEDHSWGAPGWGENEYRNNPYKDGQNNER from the coding sequence ATGAAAAATAAGAACATCATTCGCTATGGCTCGATCGCGGGCCTCGTTCTCATTCTGCTGTACGCCTTTACGTTCTTTAGCAATGATGCCCGCAGCTTCAAGCAGGTTGACACCTCGGTGGCCATGCAGCAGCTGGCGGATCAGAACGTCGAGGAAGCGCAGATCGATGACCGCGAGCAGCAGGTGCGCCTCAAGCTCAGGGAACCGGTGACGGTAGAAGAGCAGGAGGGCATCGAAGAGGTCATTGCCAAGTACCCGGCACGCGCCTCCGAGCAGGTCTTCAACGCGGTGAAGGATTCCGGTGCGGATAAGTACCAGACCAAGGTCACACAGGATTCCTTCATTGGCTCCGTGATCAGCTTCCTGCTGCCGATGCTGATTCTCTTCGCACTGCTGTTCTGGATGATGACCCGCATGCAGCAGGGCGCGGGCGGCATGTTCGGCATTGGTGGTTCTAAGGCGAAGGAGCTGACCAAGGACATGCCTACCAACACCTTCGCGGATGTGGCCGGCGCGGATGAAGCTGTGGATGAGCTGCAGGAAATCAAGGACTTCCTGGATGATCCGGAGCGCTACCATGAGCTGGGCGCAAAGATCCCGCGCGGCGTGCTGCTTTATGGCCCGCCGGGTACCGGTAAGACCCTTCTGGCCCGCGCGGTCGCGGGCGAGGCCGGCGTGCCTTTCTATTCCATTTCTGGTTCCGACTTCGTGGAGATGTTCGTCGGCGTGGGTGCCTCCCGCGTGCGTGACCTGTTCAAGCAGGCCAAGCAGAACAGCCCGTGCATCATCTTCGTCGATGAGATTGACGCTGTGGGTCGCCAGCGTGGTTCCGGCACCGGCGGTGGCCATGATGAGCGCGAGCAGACGCTGAACCAGCTGCTCGTGGAGATGGATGGTTTCGGTGACCGCGAAGGCGTCATCCTCATCGCCGCGACCAACCGCCCCGACATTCTGGACCCGGCGCTTCTGCGCCCGGGACGCTTCGACCGCCAGATCCCGGTGACCAACCCGGACCTGGCCGGCCGCGAGCAAATCCTGCGCGTGCACGCCAAGGACAAGCCGCTGGCTAAGGAAGTGGATGTGGCGCAGCTGGCCAAGCGCACCGCCGGTATGTCCGGCGCGGACCTAGCCAACGTGCTCAACGAGGCCGCCCTGCTCACCGCCCGCATCGGCGGCAACGTCATTACCTATGACGCGCTGGAGGAGGCCACCGACCGCGTCGTCGGCGGCCCGCGCCGCCAGGGCAAGATCATCTCCGAACATGAGAAGAAGGTCACCTCCTACCACGAGGGCGGCCACACCCTGTCCGCGTGGGCGCTGAAGGATATCGAGCGCGTCTACAAGGTGACCATCTTGGCCCGCGGCCGCACCGGCGGCCATGCCATGACCGCGCAGGAAGACGATAAGGGCATGTACACCCGCGATGAGTTGTTCTCACGCCTCGTCTTTGCCATGGGCGGGCGCGCCGCGGAAGAGCTCGTGTTCGGAGCACCCACCACCGGCGCTTCTTCGGATATTGAGCACGCCACCAAGATCGCGCGCTCCATGATTACCGAGTATGGCTTCAGCCCGGATTTGGGAACCGTCAAGTACGGCAAGGAACAGGGCGATCCCTTCGCCTATGCCGCCGGCGGCGGTGGCTCCATCGACTATTCGGATGCCGTGGCCGCCAAGATTGATGAGCAGATGGCCTACCTGCTGGACCGCGCGCACCAGCAGGCCTATGACATCCTGTCCGAGCACCGCGACTACCTGGATAAGCTCGCCGAGATGCTCTTGGAGAAGGAAACCCTGCGCCGCCCGGACCTCGAGGGCATCTTCGAAGGCATTGAGCCGCGCGAGGCTTTCGACGTCTTCCCGAACGAGGACGCCCGCTTCCCGCGCCAGGCTGGCCGCGAGCCGGTGAAGACCCCGGTCGAGCTGGCCCAGGAGCGCGGCGAGGAGTTGCCGAAGCGCATGACGCTTCTCGACGCCTCCCGTGCCGCCCGCGAGCGCCGCCACGCGGAGCTCGAGCGCGCGAAGAAGAACGGCGACGAGACTGCCGCCGCGACATCGGCGGCGCCGGTCGAGGAGATCGGCTTCAGCTTTGGCCAGCACGCAGGCGACTTTGTGGATCCGGAGAAGGGCAATACCTTCTTCGGCGAGTCCGATATCACCGAGCCCACCGGCCGCGAGCTCAGCGCAGACGAGGCCGCCAGCGATGGGGCGCAAGGGGAGACCGTGGCCCCAGAACAGGCCGGCCCTAGCCACGAGGACACCCAAGAGATTCCGCGTGTGCCGAATGCCGCTGCACCGCAGCCGGAAGCCCAGCCGCAACCGCGCGAACCGGAACGCCGCGGCCGCCATGCCAAGCCGGAGGATCACTCCTGGGGAGCACCCGGCTGGGGAGAGAACGAATACCGCAACAACCCATACAAGGACGGCCAGAACAATGAGCGATAA
- the hpt gene encoding hypoxanthine phosphoribosyltransferase produces MHDTHESAVPAHPYGEDIKNVLIAEDDLQARIQEMADRVAEKYRNTDEDLILVCVLKGAVFFLTDFARKLSIPSQLEFMAVSSYGNSASSSGVVRILKDLDRDIEGRDVLIVEDIIDSGLTLSWLIRNLQGRQPRSLEVVTLLRKPEVVKAELDLFDVGFDIPNEFVVGYGLDFAERYRDLPFVGTLDPAVYSND; encoded by the coding sequence GTGCACGACACCCATGAATCAGCCGTCCCCGCCCACCCCTACGGAGAGGACATCAAAAACGTTCTCATCGCCGAAGACGATCTTCAGGCGCGCATCCAGGAGATGGCGGACCGCGTTGCCGAGAAATACCGCAACACCGACGAGGACCTCATCTTGGTCTGCGTGCTCAAAGGCGCGGTCTTCTTCCTGACGGACTTCGCCCGCAAGCTCAGCATCCCCTCCCAGCTGGAGTTCATGGCGGTCTCGTCCTACGGTAACTCGGCTTCCTCCTCGGGAGTGGTGCGGATTCTAAAAGATCTGGACCGCGATATCGAGGGCCGCGATGTGCTCATCGTGGAGGACATCATCGACTCCGGCCTGACCTTGTCCTGGCTCATCCGCAACCTGCAGGGCCGGCAGCCGCGTTCCCTGGAAGTGGTCACGCTGCTGCGCAAGCCCGAAGTAGTCAAGGCGGAGCTGGATCTTTTTGACGTGGGCTTTGACATCCCTAACGAGTTCGTCGTGGGTTATGGCCTGGATTTCGCGGAGCGCTATCGCGATCTTCCTTTCGTGGGCACGCTGGACCCCGCGGTCTACAGCAACGACTAG
- the tilS gene encoding tRNA lysidine(34) synthetase TilS — protein sequence MTSKKPFWPRKSPNFLACRVAARAVVGEQPRAIAVGLSGGADSLALTAALLAEGHEVTALCVDHGLQEGSAAQARRAAEQARALGAGAEVLRVDVAKQGSVEAEARAARYRAFAPWAEVAVAHTADDQAETLLLSALRGRVAGMRERSAVEGVRILRPLLSVRRAQTEAACAELGLEVWQDPQNQDLAFRRVALRREILPRLQEIVGGDPVPALAQAAHDAALDDALLSTHPTTDCTELAVLPEPKRRRAIAAWLREEGVEVTREAVRGIDALCAQWHGQGPVAVRGEKKGTRLEVARVGGKLSLLPRSAKERSRARHP from the coding sequence ATGACTTCTAAGAAACCTTTTTGGCCACGTAAAAGCCCCAACTTCTTGGCCTGCCGCGTCGCCGCCCGCGCTGTGGTGGGTGAGCAACCCCGCGCCATAGCAGTGGGTCTATCCGGCGGTGCCGATTCCTTGGCGCTGACCGCAGCACTCCTCGCGGAGGGGCACGAGGTGACAGCGCTGTGCGTCGACCACGGTCTGCAGGAAGGCTCGGCCGCGCAGGCGCGCCGGGCTGCTGAGCAGGCCCGCGCCTTGGGGGCGGGAGCGGAGGTGTTGCGGGTGGACGTCGCCAAGCAAGGCTCCGTCGAGGCCGAAGCCCGCGCCGCCCGGTACCGTGCCTTCGCGCCTTGGGCTGAGGTGGCGGTGGCGCATACCGCAGATGACCAGGCTGAAACCCTGCTGCTCAGCGCCCTCCGCGGGAGGGTGGCGGGCATGCGCGAGCGCTCCGCGGTTGAAGGTGTACGCATCCTGCGGCCCCTACTGAGCGTGCGCCGCGCCCAGACCGAGGCCGCTTGCGCGGAGCTGGGGCTGGAGGTCTGGCAGGACCCCCAGAACCAGGACCTGGCCTTCCGCCGCGTAGCACTGCGCCGCGAGATCCTCCCGCGACTGCAGGAGATCGTGGGTGGAGACCCCGTCCCGGCCCTAGCCCAGGCAGCCCACGACGCCGCGCTTGACGACGCCCTCCTCAGCACCCACCCCACCACCGACTGCACCGAGCTGGCCGTTCTTCCAGAACCGAAGCGCCGCCGGGCGATCGCCGCGTGGCTGCGGGAGGAAGGAGTGGAGGTTACTCGCGAGGCAGTGCGCGGCATCGATGCCCTGTGCGCGCAATGGCATGGACAAGGCCCCGTCGCCGTCCGCGGAGAAAAGAAAGGTACAAGGTTGGAAGTAGCACGCGTTGGTGGCAAACTGTCACTATTGCCTCGGTCAGCAAAGGAGCGCTCACGTGCACGACACCCATGA
- the dacB gene encoding D-alanyl-D-alanine carboxypeptidase/D-alanyl-D-alanine endopeptidase, translating to MKAKHVWWSTAALVTAGAVAATAAVGVEIQRTYDHLDHGQPYKQEEPTTLVQPVEPGDIDAVALKARLDELGKDKALATFGGQVIDTTTHEVLWEREPAKPLTPASATKVLTLAAATLALDEEERLTTEVVAGAHEGEVVIKAAGDVWLTDERLDELAEQIQQKMDTVTRVSIDTSIWAGPDQAPGWDDDNIDGGYVAPIQPAMLYGGRIGEKTGDVPRSHEPALDVARALAARLGADKADLSSAPENSEVLGTSESEPLALRAQEAIKYSDNVMAEAIARELAVGQGTEASFDGATMAILDELRGAGIDVNGVTLKDGSGLSRDNRIPAGLLAHIADQAVATDELRPLLGYLPLAGGEGTLYERYHDSSARGFVRAKTGTLTGTSALTGTAQGQSGRVYAFAFLVNDGEVTSARQAQDALAAALHDF from the coding sequence ATGAAAGCTAAGCATGTCTGGTGGAGTACTGCGGCCCTCGTCACGGCTGGTGCCGTGGCGGCGACGGCCGCCGTGGGCGTAGAAATCCAGCGCACCTACGATCACCTGGACCACGGCCAGCCCTATAAGCAGGAAGAACCCACAACACTTGTCCAGCCCGTCGAGCCCGGCGATATCGACGCCGTTGCGCTCAAAGCCAGGTTGGATGAGCTGGGCAAAGACAAGGCTCTAGCTACTTTCGGCGGGCAGGTCATCGACACCACCACCCACGAGGTGCTGTGGGAGCGCGAGCCCGCGAAGCCGCTGACCCCGGCCTCCGCTACTAAGGTCCTCACCCTCGCCGCAGCAACACTCGCTCTCGATGAGGAAGAGCGCCTCACCACCGAGGTGGTCGCAGGTGCGCACGAGGGCGAAGTTGTTATCAAGGCCGCCGGCGATGTCTGGCTGACGGACGAGCGCCTCGATGAGCTGGCGGAACAGATCCAGCAGAAGATGGATACCGTCACGCGAGTCTCCATCGACACCTCCATCTGGGCCGGTCCCGACCAGGCACCAGGCTGGGACGATGACAATATCGATGGCGGCTATGTCGCTCCCATCCAGCCTGCCATGCTCTATGGCGGGCGCATTGGGGAAAAGACCGGCGACGTTCCGCGCTCCCACGAGCCTGCCCTCGATGTAGCCCGCGCGCTGGCCGCCCGCCTGGGCGCCGACAAAGCCGACTTAAGCTCAGCCCCCGAGAATTCCGAGGTCCTCGGCACCAGCGAGTCCGAGCCACTGGCCCTGCGCGCCCAGGAAGCAATAAAGTATTCAGACAACGTCATGGCGGAGGCCATCGCCCGCGAGCTGGCCGTCGGCCAGGGCACGGAAGCAAGCTTCGACGGCGCCACGATGGCCATCCTCGACGAGCTGCGCGGCGCCGGCATCGACGTCAACGGCGTCACCCTCAAGGACGGCTCCGGCCTCTCCCGCGATAACCGCATTCCCGCTGGGCTCCTCGCCCACATCGCGGACCAAGCCGTAGCCACCGACGAGCTTCGCCCGCTCTTGGGCTACCTCCCTCTTGCCGGTGGCGAAGGAACCCTCTATGAGCGCTATCACGATTCTTCTGCGCGCGGATTTGTTCGCGCCAAGACCGGCACCCTCACGGGAACTTCCGCGCTGACCGGTACCGCCCAGGGCCAGTCGGGCCGCGTCTACGCCTTCGCCTTCCTGGTCAACGACGGCGAAGTCACCTCCGCCCGTCAGGCCCAAGACGCCCTCGCCGCCGCACTTCATGACTTCTAA
- a CDS encoding inorganic diphosphatase: MSVEVTIEIPKGSRNKYEIDHETGKVHLDRYLFTPMAYPADYGFIDHTLGEDGDPLDALVILPEPVFPGVVVEARVLGVFKMTDEAGGDDKLLAVVDDPRWERYQDINDVEQHIKDEIEHFFTRYKDLEPNKEVTGSGWGDKAEAEKILEEAKARFK; the protein is encoded by the coding sequence GTGAGCGTTGAAGTAACCATCGAGATCCCTAAGGGCTCCCGCAACAAGTACGAGATCGACCACGAGACCGGCAAGGTCCACCTCGACCGCTACCTGTTCACCCCGATGGCCTACCCGGCTGACTACGGCTTCATCGACCACACCCTGGGTGAGGATGGCGACCCGCTGGACGCACTGGTCATCCTCCCGGAGCCGGTCTTCCCCGGCGTTGTCGTAGAGGCTCGTGTCCTCGGCGTGTTCAAGATGACCGACGAGGCCGGTGGCGACGACAAGCTGCTCGCCGTCGTCGATGACCCGCGCTGGGAGCGCTACCAGGACATCAACGATGTGGAACAGCACATCAAGGATGAGATCGAGCACTTCTTCACCCGCTACAAGGACCTGGAGCCGAACAAGGAAGTTACTGGCTCCGGCTGGGGCGACAAGGCTGAGGCAGAGAAGATCCTCGAGGAAGCGAAGGCTCGCTTCAAGTAA
- a CDS encoding DUF559 domain-containing protein has translation MNGVNVCSPLQCIETMAQEDAVAFIEAFFAGPHGRSRIETEQLDFRRLPKHTREILEKAIVGADSKPERDLTRGLEPHVKVRNNVRVGSYRWDLVLEEYKVAIEVDGYAYHKGENRQRFEIDRQKLNDAIQRGYRPLHFTAATIEHHLDVAVYQVLAVIQGRGEFVPPPWKWHHYWRWEGERWAG, from the coding sequence ATGAACGGAGTCAATGTATGTAGTCCCCTGCAATGCATTGAGACGATGGCGCAGGAGGATGCCGTAGCCTTCATCGAAGCCTTCTTCGCCGGGCCGCACGGACGCTCGCGCATCGAGACCGAACAGCTAGACTTTCGCCGCCTGCCCAAGCACACGCGTGAAATCCTAGAGAAAGCCATCGTTGGGGCGGATAGCAAGCCGGAGCGCGACCTCACCCGAGGCCTCGAGCCGCACGTCAAGGTCCGCAACAACGTGCGGGTTGGGTCCTACCGCTGGGACTTGGTGCTAGAGGAGTACAAGGTGGCCATCGAGGTGGACGGCTATGCCTATCACAAAGGCGAGAACCGGCAGCGTTTCGAAATCGACCGCCAGAAGCTTAACGACGCCATCCAGCGCGGCTACCGGCCCCTCCACTTCACCGCCGCCACGATTGAGCACCACCTCGACGTCGCTGTGTACCAGGTTCTCGCGGTCATACAAGGGCGGGGTGAGTTCGTGCCTCCGCCGTGGAAGTGGCACCACTACTGGCGGTGGGAAGGCGAGCGTTGGGCAGGCTAG
- a CDS encoding S41 family peptidase, which yields MKTVLKIFGGLFLVALIAVAAAVYFFGPSYGGAFFGKPVFLFNASEKRINTAMVDTAALSGIYGESEEFQRAREAFKEDPTNTELLDAAINAAGGKHSKVFSTEKEKAAESTEPSVDFEDGVLRATVPSIGRHDDGQAYADTLAQGLAAHPEACAAVVDLRSNDGGDMGPMYAGLSPLLPDGTALSFVSRMGTTDVVIDGNSVTGGGTATTTAGGKLDVPVAVLTDGETASSAEATLLAFRGLDNVRTFGEPTAGYASANVVLDYPDGRSLMLTTAKDKARTGEEFAEDPIAPDAPESELDGWLASHCS from the coding sequence ATGAAAACTGTACTGAAAATCTTCGGCGGACTTTTTCTCGTTGCCCTCATCGCCGTGGCTGCGGCCGTGTATTTCTTCGGCCCCTCTTACGGTGGGGCATTCTTCGGAAAACCCGTGTTTCTTTTTAATGCCAGCGAGAAGCGCATCAATACCGCGATGGTGGATACCGCAGCGCTCTCCGGAATCTATGGCGAAAGTGAGGAATTCCAGCGCGCACGCGAGGCCTTCAAGGAGGACCCCACGAACACCGAGCTCCTCGATGCTGCCATCAACGCCGCCGGCGGCAAGCACTCCAAGGTCTTTAGCACCGAAAAGGAAAAGGCCGCCGAAAGCACCGAGCCTTCGGTCGACTTCGAGGACGGCGTCCTGCGCGCGACCGTGCCCTCCATCGGCCGCCACGATGACGGCCAGGCCTACGCCGATACGCTCGCTCAAGGTCTGGCCGCGCACCCGGAGGCCTGCGCTGCCGTGGTGGATCTGCGGAGCAATGACGGCGGCGACATGGGGCCGATGTATGCGGGCTTAAGCCCCCTGCTACCGGATGGCACCGCGCTCTCCTTCGTCAGCCGTATGGGCACAACTGACGTGGTCATCGACGGAAACTCCGTGACCGGCGGAGGTACTGCAACCACCACAGCGGGCGGCAAGCTCGACGTTCCCGTCGCCGTGCTGACCGACGGTGAGACCGCCTCCTCCGCCGAAGCCACCCTCTTGGCCTTCCGCGGGCTGGACAACGTGCGGACCTTCGGTGAGCCGACTGCCGGCTACGCCTCTGCCAACGTGGTCCTGGATTATCCGGACGGCCGCTCGCTCATGCTCACCACGGCCAAGGACAAGGCGCGCACGGGCGAGGAATTCGCCGAGGACCCCATCGCTCCCGATGCCCCGGAATCCGAGCTCGACGGCTGGCTCGCGTCCCACTGTAGTTAG
- a CDS encoding FtsX-like permease family protein, which yields MNTATLVFDLQRESIRARSGTGIVSLLAIVSLTIGSAIAFLVAGGTWMFWQRAQHVEEAAPALKEAFGNEMEAFLYPWFALALLACAFILPALFNLTAQAAVLGASGREQRLATLRLLGLSSRQVERMAIVETGLQAIIGIVLGGLISLLIAPVFTQVDFQMRSIAVSEILLPWWGYLAVAGVLFVLAIGAALVGMQRVRVSPLGVAKRQMPAAYRWWRVIVFLIIAGIGGVLLSGKAGPPTAMVIVVMFGMVMSINLISPFILQLGAHIMSLFPGTAHFVACQRVAGNARPAWKRSAAIAFFGYLAGFLVAAPLGSDALALVLKEDPGMNVVFKDISTGVLLTLIFGFTLTTMSIILGQVSGIFEDKELIRSLDLMGVPRGFQFRSGVLTIMGPVVGLSFFGFLFGGGIASLMFFSSVEQSNVDVLGRLLMAFGFLAVGWLVTLLAIILVEPLRGYVLRTGGRKE from the coding sequence ATGAACACCGCGACTTTAGTCTTTGACCTGCAGCGCGAATCCATTCGTGCGCGCTCCGGAACAGGAATTGTTTCCTTGCTGGCCATTGTGAGCCTGACCATTGGTTCCGCCATTGCCTTCCTCGTCGCGGGCGGTACGTGGATGTTTTGGCAACGCGCCCAGCACGTCGAGGAAGCCGCGCCCGCGCTCAAGGAGGCCTTCGGCAACGAGATGGAGGCCTTTCTTTATCCTTGGTTTGCCCTGGCCCTGCTGGCCTGCGCCTTCATTCTTCCGGCGCTGTTTAACCTCACAGCCCAAGCCGCCGTCCTCGGCGCCTCCGGCCGGGAGCAGCGCCTGGCCACCCTGCGTCTTCTGGGGTTGAGCTCCCGCCAGGTGGAGCGCATGGCCATCGTGGAGACGGGCCTGCAAGCCATCATCGGCATCGTGCTCGGTGGGCTGATCAGCCTGCTCATCGCGCCGGTCTTTACGCAGGTGGACTTCCAGATGCGTTCTATTGCTGTATCCGAGATTCTTCTCCCGTGGTGGGGTTATCTAGCCGTGGCCGGTGTGCTCTTTGTGTTGGCTATCGGTGCGGCACTCGTCGGCATGCAGCGCGTGCGCGTGAGCCCCCTGGGGGTGGCCAAGCGCCAGATGCCCGCGGCCTATCGCTGGTGGCGCGTCATCGTCTTCCTCATCATCGCGGGTATCGGTGGTGTGTTGCTCTCCGGAAAGGCGGGCCCGCCGACCGCCATGGTCATCGTGGTCATGTTTGGCATGGTGATGAGCATCAACCTCATTTCCCCTTTTATCTTGCAGCTCGGCGCACACATCATGTCTCTCTTTCCTGGCACCGCGCACTTCGTGGCCTGCCAGCGAGTGGCGGGCAATGCGCGCCCGGCATGGAAGCGGAGTGCGGCCATCGCGTTCTTCGGCTATTTGGCGGGCTTTCTCGTTGCCGCCCCCTTGGGCTCCGACGCCTTGGCTCTCGTGCTCAAGGAAGATCCCGGAATGAACGTGGTATTCAAAGACATCTCCACCGGTGTCTTATTAACCCTCATCTTCGGCTTCACGCTGACCACCATGTCCATCATTCTGGGGCAGGTCTCCGGCATCTTCGAAGACAAGGAACTCATCCGCTCCCTGGATCTCATGGGCGTGCCGCGCGGCTTCCAGTTCCGCTCCGGTGTCCTGACCATCATGGGGCCTGTGGTGGGATTGAGCTTCTTCGGCTTCCTTTTCGGCGGCGGGATCGCCTCGCTGATGTTCTTCTCCAGCGTCGAACAAAGCAATGTCGACGTTCTTGGCCGTCTGCTCATGGCCTTCGGATTCCTAGCCGTGGGCTGGCTGGTCACGCTGCTTGCCATTATCCTTGTTGAGCCCCTGCGCGGCTACGTGCTGCGAACCGGAGGGAGAAAAGAATGA
- a CDS encoding ABC transporter ATP-binding protein, with amino-acid sequence MAQTLSLTDITKDFGGGPVLAGISLDIAPGELVAVMGPSGSGKSTLLHCMSGVLTPTHGSVRYGDEELSALGDGPRSRLRLRNFGFVFQDGQLLPELSNVDNVALPAMLNGMGRSAARKRAMELLDQLGLGGLADRRPAQVSGGQAQRVTIARALVANPGVVFADEPTGALDQSTGHEVMQMLTTIVRQSGASLVMVTHDPKVADWMQRRVEIRDGIIHDDRRLEVIR; translated from the coding sequence ATGGCACAGACACTTTCCCTGACAGACATCACCAAGGATTTTGGCGGCGGCCCGGTGCTCGCCGGAATCTCCCTCGACATCGCGCCGGGCGAGCTCGTGGCCGTCATGGGGCCGTCCGGCTCCGGCAAGTCCACGCTGCTGCACTGCATGTCCGGCGTGCTCACCCCCACGCACGGCAGCGTGCGCTACGGAGATGAGGAGCTCTCCGCGCTTGGCGACGGCCCCCGCTCCCGCCTCCGCCTGCGCAACTTCGGCTTCGTCTTCCAGGATGGTCAATTGCTGCCGGAGCTGAGCAACGTGGATAACGTGGCGCTGCCAGCCATGCTTAACGGTATGGGTCGGAGTGCTGCCCGCAAGCGCGCGATGGAGCTGCTGGACCAGCTGGGCCTGGGCGGCCTGGCGGATCGCCGCCCGGCGCAGGTGTCCGGTGGCCAGGCGCAGCGCGTGACTATCGCGCGTGCGCTGGTGGCCAATCCGGGCGTCGTCTTCGCCGACGAGCCCACCGGTGCGCTGGACCAATCCACGGGTCACGAGGTCATGCAGATGCTGACCACCATCGTGCGCCAGTCCGGGGCGAGCCTGGTCATGGTCACGCACGACCCGAAGGTGGCCGACTGGATGCAGCGCCGCGTGGAGATTCGCGATGGCATCATCCACGATGACCGCCGCCTCGAGGTGATCCGATGA